In Archocentrus centrarchus isolate MPI-CPG fArcCen1 chromosome 1, fArcCen1, whole genome shotgun sequence, the following proteins share a genomic window:
- the LOC115788094 gene encoding uncharacterized protein LOC115788094 isoform X1, whose product MEYCTLNGFLVVLMIKGLSSSIQSSTEGTHHYGQTSPQEPELPLAKMVPAVVSPPSLKEVQQAVHEVSEQVEGREAEEVLKELLDRVVEAALGQVDGGSDAKVDPGTVQKAPGEEVDSQADENMGVGEDASVEEKQDEAEVDASKDISRGVVMEEDKIEAGSVKKTTEGDETGVREADSVKVIDETLGTEYYDEVVERVVAETRGDLTGMGRVQENNRDIAILSEEKSAIGTEIQEIKETPPIEVAVHREPEQQTVGESELNLGVADVEQIGHDWIKEESLEEETQVDKIEGETIVWPSDNYDIEATQTIVKEPIVEEEEVNIAKEPNGPEEEQEQGNLVEGGAGVEVELGGTNVGEAKGDDSDGESVIEEDSVVLVNKSGDQKEAEEEQVALETSIESAKVDQDVAGISGPEPDDGAGITIEQSPENQASTADLFLIDVETEEKNLSDEKFNGNEIITPTNDLFPYYPVDAQPTLDNFMNDVLAEDPRTKGEALGETNELVKDPAITTESTELGLETWKIGAVTAAVFLVLETVVIIIYIIKCRHRNNTLALQRACEEGCVEPEATTGDDYSDDTLPAGSGDPQQIAAFDPSNVASTLAKKNIQRGNEHAIAMSDLLPSSTDEWANAGSGPNSSQDLRTSIL is encoded by the exons ATGGAGTACTGCACTTTGAATGGATTCCTGGTGGTTTTGATGATAAAAG GTCTGTCTAGCTCGATCCAGTCCTCGACTGAGGGAACTCACCACTATGGACAGACCTCACCACAGGAACCAGAGCTACCCCTTGCAAAGATGGTGCCAGCAGTAGTGTCCCCTCCTAGCCTGAAGGAGGTGCAGCAGGCTGTGCATGAAGTCTCAGAGCAGGTGGAGGGTCGTGAGGCAGAGGAAGTGCTGAAAGAGCTGCTGGACAGGGTGGTAGAGGCCGCTCTCGGACAAGTGGATGGAGGGAGTGATGCAAAAGTGGATCCGGGCACAGTCCAGAAAGCACCTGGGGAAGAAGTCGACTCTCAGGCAGATGAAAATATGGGTGTTGGTGAAGATGCTAGTGTCGAAGAGAAGCAGGATGAAGCAGAGGTGGATGCATCTAAAGATATATCTAGAGGAGTTGTCATGGAGGAGGATAAAATAGAAGCTGGATCTGTGAAGAAAACCACAGAAGGTGATGAAACTGGAGTCAGAGAAGCAGACAGTGTGAAGGTCATTGACGAGACCTTAGGAACTGAATATTATGATGAGGTTGTAGAGAGAGTTGTAGCTGAAACAAGGGGGGATTTAACTGGAATGGGGAGAGTTCAGGAGAACAACAGAGATATAGCTATACTGTCAGAAGAAAAAAGTGCAATTGGAACAGAAATACAGGAAATAAAGGAAACTCCACCTATTGAGGTGGCTGTACACAGAGAGCCAGAGCAGCAGACTGTTGGAGAGTCTGAACTTAATCTGGGAGTGGCTGATGTGGAGCAGATAGGACATGATTGGATAAAAGAAGAATCTCTCGAGGAGGAAACTCAGGTAGACAAAATTGAAGGTGAGACAATAGTATGGCCTTCGGACAATTATGACATAGAAGCCACACAAACTATAGTCAAAGAGCCAATagtagaggaggaagaggtaaACATAGCAAAAGAGCCAAATGGaccagaagaagaacaagaacaagGTAATTTAGTGGAGGGAGGAGCTGGAGTAGAGGTAGAATTAGGAGGTACAAATGTGGGGGAAGCAAAAGGAGATGACAGTGATGGAGAGAGTGTGATCGAGGAGGACTCAGTGGTGCTGGTGAATAAAAGTGGCGAccaaaaagaagcagaagaggAGCAAGTCGCTTTGGAGACTTCAATTGAAAGTGCAAAAGTGGATCAAG ATGTGGCGGGGATCTCTGGCCCAGAACCTGATGATGGTGCTGGCATCACCATAGAGCAGAGCCCTGAGAACCAGGCTTCCACTGCTGACTTATTCCTCATTGATGTGgagactgaagaaaaaaatcttagtGATGAGAAATTTAATGGCAATGAGATCATCACCCCAACCAATGACCTTTTCCCATATTACCCAGTTGATGCTCAACCTACACTGGATAATTTTATGAATGACGTTCTAGCTGAAGACCCCAGGACCAAAGGAGAGGCACTGGGGGAAACCAATGAGCTAGTTAAAGATCCAGCTATAACAACAg AATCAACTGAACTAGGCCTGGAAACATGGAAGATTGGAGCTGTTACTGCTGCAGTTTTCCTGGTTTTGGAGACCGTTGTCATCATTATCTATATCATCAAATGTCGTCACAGAAACAA CACCCTGGCCCTACAGCGTGCATGTGAGGAAGGGTGTGTTGAACCAGAGGCAACTACCGGAGATGACTACAGTGATGACACACTGCCTGCAGGCAGTGGTGACCCTCAACA GATAGCTGCATTTGACCCATCTAATGTGGCTTCAACCTTGgccaaaaaaaatatccagcgaggaaatgagcatgcaatagCGATGTCAGACCTCCTGCCCAGCTCTACAGATGAGTGGGCCAATGCTGGATCAGGACCAAATTCCTCACAAGACCTCAGGACTTCTATTCTCTAG
- the LOC115781514 gene encoding LOW QUALITY PROTEIN: 5,6-dihydroxyindole-2-carboxylic acid oxidase (The sequence of the model RefSeq protein was modified relative to this genomic sequence to represent the inferred CDS: deleted 2 bases in 1 codon), producing the protein MGRFLGGLQFCKHRSSMHRQSMTSVVLVVTLCATLTLAQFPRECVTPEGLRSGQCCPSPTGVAGDECGSSTGRGQCVTIDADSRRHGPQYPYAGRDDRERWPLRFFNRTCRCNGNFTGYNCGRCRHGLTGPNCDQRVSVVRRNIMQMSTAEKQAFVNALDQAKKTVHPDLVICTRRYQELFGPDGNTPQFENITIYNYFVWSHYYSVSKTYLGPGQTSFGGVDFSHEGPGFVTWHRFHLLQLERDMQDMLGNPAFALPYWNFAIGGRDCDICTDELLGARSTFDMNSISANSVFSQWRVICESVDDYDAMGTICNSTESSPIRRNPAGNVARPMVQRLPEPQDVLDCLELNTFDTPPYYSTSSESFRNTIEGYSAPQGMYDPVIRSLHNLAHLFLNGTGGQTHLSPNDPIFVLLHTFTDAVFDEWLRRHQPGDTVYPDENAPIGHNRRFNMVPFWPPVTNAEMFVSAPENLGYSYEVQWPARAFTLSEIITVAVIAAVLVVAAVGGVIACAMRVRSYHSAEALEPLLGETFRRYSEDDRRLDKSQSVV; encoded by the exons ATGGGCCGATTCTTAGGGGGA CTCCAGTTCTGCAAACACAGGAGCAGCATGCACAGACAGAG CATGACGAGTGTGGTTTTGGTGGTGACCTTGTGTGCCACCCTCACCCTGGCCCAGTTCCCTCGGGAGTGTGTCACTCCTGAGGGGCTCCGGAGCGGACAGTGCTGCCCATCCCCAACAGGCGTGGCAGGAGACGAGTGTGGCTCCAGCACAGGAAGAGGGCAGTGTGTGACCATTGACGCTGACAGTCGGCGCCATGGCCCTCAGTATCCTTACGCAGGGCGCGATGACAGGGAGAGGTGGCCGCTGAGATTCTTCAACCGCACTTGCAGGTGTAACGGGAATTTCACTGGCTACAACTGTGGGCGATGCAGACACGGGCTAACTGGACCAAACTGTGATCAGAGGGTCTCTGTGG TAAGGAGAAATATCATGCAGATGAGCACAGCTGAAAAGCAGGCATTTGTGAATGCTCTGGATCAAGCTAAGAAGACTGTCCACCCCGACCTGGTCATCTGTACTAGAcg GTACCAGGAGTTGTTCGGGCCTGATGGCaacaccccacagtttgagaacatCACCATTTATAATTACTTTGTTTGGAGTCACTACTACTCTGTCAGTAAGACGTACCTGGGGCCAGGCCAGACCAGCTTTGGAGGTGTAGACTTCTCCCACGAGGGTCCAGGTTTTGTCACCTGGCATCGTTTTCATCTCCTGCAACTGGAGAGAGACATGCAG GACATGCTGGGCAACCCTGCCTTTGCCCTGCCCTACTGGAACTTTGCCATTGGAGGCCGTGACTGTGACATCTGCACAGATGAGCTGCTGGGAGCCAGGAGCACATTTGACATGAACTCCATCAGCGCCAACTCTGTGTTCTCACAGTGGAGGGTCATCTGCGAGAGTGTGGACGACTACGACGCTATGGGCACCATCTGCAACA GTACAGAGAGCAGTCCCATCAGGAGGAACCCAGCAGGCAACGTCGCGCGGCCCATGGTGCAGAGGCTGCCAGAGCCCCAGGATGTCCTGGACTGTCTGGAGCTCAACACCTTCGATACCCCTCCTTACTACTCCACCTCTTCAGAGAGCTTCAGGAACACCATTGAAG GCTACAGCGCCCCCCAGGGGATGTATGACCCTGTGATCCGCAGTCTTCACAATCTGGCCCACCTCTTCCTCAATGGGACAGGTGGACAGACTCATCTGTCACCCAATGATCCcatctttgttttgcttcacaCCTTTACCGACGCAGTCTTTGATGAGTGGCTCCGCAGGCATCAACCCG GTGACACTGTGTACCCTGATGAGAATGCTCCTATTGGACACAACCGCAGATTCAACATGGTTCCTTTCTGGCCTCCTGTTACCAATGCTGAGATGTTTGTGTCTGCCCCAGAAAACCTGGGCTACTCATATGAGGTCCAGTGGCCGG CTCGTGCCTTCACCCTGTCTGAAATCATCACTGTAGCTGTTATTGCAGCAGTGCTGGTTGTGGCAGCGGTGGGTGGTGTCATAGCTTGCGCCATGAGAGTTCGCTCCTACCACTCTGCTGAGGCCTTGGAGCCGCTGTTGGGAGAAACTTTCCGACGCTACTCAGAGGACGACCGCAGGCTGGACAAATCACAGTCTGTTGTCTAA
- the LOC115788094 gene encoding uncharacterized protein LOC115788094 isoform X2, with product MEYCTLNGFLVVLMIKGLSSSIQSSTEGTHHYGQTSPQEPELPLAKMVPAVVSPPSLKEVQQAVHEVSEQVEGREAEEVLKELLDRVVEAALGQVDGGSDAKVDPGTVQKAPGEEVDSQADENMGVGEDASVEEKQDEAEVDASKDISRGVVMEEDKIEAGSVKKTTEGDETGVREADSVKVIDETLGTEYYDEVVERVVAETRGDLTGMGRVQENNRDIAILSEEKSAIGTEIQEIKETPPIEVAVHREPEQQTVGESELNLGVADVEQIGHDWIKEESLEEETQVDKIEGETIVWPSDNYDIEATQTIVKEPIVEEEEVNIAKEPNGPEEEQEQGNLVEGGAGVEVELGGTNVGEAKGDDSDGESVIEEDSVVLVNKSGDQKEAEEEQVALETSIESAKVDQDVAGISGPEPDDGAGITIEQSPENQASTADLFLIDVETEEKNLSDEKFNGNEIITPTNDLFPYYPVDAQPTLDNFMNDVLAEDPRTKGEALGETNELVKDPAITTESTELGLETWKIGAVTAAVFLVLETVVIIIYIIKCRHRNNTLALQRACEEGCVEPEATTGDDYSDDTLPAGSGDPQHMSFSPLSPTGRGR from the exons ATGGAGTACTGCACTTTGAATGGATTCCTGGTGGTTTTGATGATAAAAG GTCTGTCTAGCTCGATCCAGTCCTCGACTGAGGGAACTCACCACTATGGACAGACCTCACCACAGGAACCAGAGCTACCCCTTGCAAAGATGGTGCCAGCAGTAGTGTCCCCTCCTAGCCTGAAGGAGGTGCAGCAGGCTGTGCATGAAGTCTCAGAGCAGGTGGAGGGTCGTGAGGCAGAGGAAGTGCTGAAAGAGCTGCTGGACAGGGTGGTAGAGGCCGCTCTCGGACAAGTGGATGGAGGGAGTGATGCAAAAGTGGATCCGGGCACAGTCCAGAAAGCACCTGGGGAAGAAGTCGACTCTCAGGCAGATGAAAATATGGGTGTTGGTGAAGATGCTAGTGTCGAAGAGAAGCAGGATGAAGCAGAGGTGGATGCATCTAAAGATATATCTAGAGGAGTTGTCATGGAGGAGGATAAAATAGAAGCTGGATCTGTGAAGAAAACCACAGAAGGTGATGAAACTGGAGTCAGAGAAGCAGACAGTGTGAAGGTCATTGACGAGACCTTAGGAACTGAATATTATGATGAGGTTGTAGAGAGAGTTGTAGCTGAAACAAGGGGGGATTTAACTGGAATGGGGAGAGTTCAGGAGAACAACAGAGATATAGCTATACTGTCAGAAGAAAAAAGTGCAATTGGAACAGAAATACAGGAAATAAAGGAAACTCCACCTATTGAGGTGGCTGTACACAGAGAGCCAGAGCAGCAGACTGTTGGAGAGTCTGAACTTAATCTGGGAGTGGCTGATGTGGAGCAGATAGGACATGATTGGATAAAAGAAGAATCTCTCGAGGAGGAAACTCAGGTAGACAAAATTGAAGGTGAGACAATAGTATGGCCTTCGGACAATTATGACATAGAAGCCACACAAACTATAGTCAAAGAGCCAATagtagaggaggaagaggtaaACATAGCAAAAGAGCCAAATGGaccagaagaagaacaagaacaagGTAATTTAGTGGAGGGAGGAGCTGGAGTAGAGGTAGAATTAGGAGGTACAAATGTGGGGGAAGCAAAAGGAGATGACAGTGATGGAGAGAGTGTGATCGAGGAGGACTCAGTGGTGCTGGTGAATAAAAGTGGCGAccaaaaagaagcagaagaggAGCAAGTCGCTTTGGAGACTTCAATTGAAAGTGCAAAAGTGGATCAAG ATGTGGCGGGGATCTCTGGCCCAGAACCTGATGATGGTGCTGGCATCACCATAGAGCAGAGCCCTGAGAACCAGGCTTCCACTGCTGACTTATTCCTCATTGATGTGgagactgaagaaaaaaatcttagtGATGAGAAATTTAATGGCAATGAGATCATCACCCCAACCAATGACCTTTTCCCATATTACCCAGTTGATGCTCAACCTACACTGGATAATTTTATGAATGACGTTCTAGCTGAAGACCCCAGGACCAAAGGAGAGGCACTGGGGGAAACCAATGAGCTAGTTAAAGATCCAGCTATAACAACAg AATCAACTGAACTAGGCCTGGAAACATGGAAGATTGGAGCTGTTACTGCTGCAGTTTTCCTGGTTTTGGAGACCGTTGTCATCATTATCTATATCATCAAATGTCGTCACAGAAACAA CACCCTGGCCCTACAGCGTGCATGTGAGGAAGGGTGTGTTGAACCAGAGGCAACTACCGGAGATGACTACAGTGATGACACACTGCCTGCAGGCAGTGGTGACCCTCAACA catgtctttctctcccctcagcccaaccggtcgcggcagatga